The following proteins come from a genomic window of Yinghuangia sp. ASG 101:
- a CDS encoding ABC transporter permease, which translates to MVTLAPDRPPPPSSTSPGSRTAGASDTAVSAPRRRSKARRVPLGLWFSGSVAAVLLFLAAFGPLIVGDTETSHLDQRLYGFGEHGHLLGTDGQGRDVLARMIAGARPSLIAGLVPVLIAAVVGSALGITAGLAGRVVHTAVMRTLDVLYAFPAVLLAVAIGASLGSGVSNAVISLSVVLVPPVARVAETETARLRGMDFMDSARASGATRTTIAVRQVLPNLLPTIVVYCTALAGLSIVFAAGLSFLGLGTAPPHAEWGLMVNDLRPYIFTDPALSLVPAAAILVASVACNTLGDGLRDLLDVRREVTA; encoded by the coding sequence ATGGTCACCCTTGCCCCCGACCGGCCACCGCCGCCGTCCTCGACCTCCCCGGGCTCGCGTACGGCGGGCGCCTCCGACACCGCGGTGTCGGCGCCGCGGCGCCGCTCCAAGGCCCGGCGCGTACCGCTCGGCCTGTGGTTCTCCGGCTCGGTCGCCGCCGTTCTGCTGTTCCTCGCCGCCTTCGGTCCGCTGATCGTCGGCGACACCGAGACCAGTCACCTCGACCAGCGCCTGTACGGATTCGGCGAGCACGGGCACCTGCTCGGCACCGACGGCCAGGGCCGCGACGTCCTGGCCCGGATGATCGCCGGGGCGCGGCCCAGCCTGATCGCGGGCCTGGTCCCGGTGCTGATCGCCGCGGTCGTCGGCAGCGCCCTGGGCATCACCGCCGGACTGGCCGGACGGGTCGTGCACACCGCCGTCATGCGCACGCTCGACGTGCTGTACGCGTTTCCCGCCGTGCTGCTGGCCGTGGCCATCGGCGCCTCGCTCGGCAGCGGGGTGTCGAACGCGGTGATCTCGCTGTCGGTGGTGCTGGTGCCGCCGGTGGCCCGGGTCGCGGAGACCGAGACCGCGCGCCTGCGCGGCATGGACTTCATGGACAGCGCCCGCGCGTCCGGCGCCACGCGGACGACCATCGCGGTGCGCCAGGTGCTGCCGAACCTGCTGCCGACGATCGTCGTGTACTGCACGGCACTGGCCGGGCTGTCGATCGTGTTCGCCGCGGGACTGTCGTTCCTCGGCCTGGGCACGGCACCGCCGCACGCGGAGTGGGGCCTGATGGTCAACGACCTGCGGCCCTACATCTTCACCGACCCCGCGCTGTCGCTCGTCCCCGCCGCGGCGATCCTGGTCGCCTCGGTGGCCTGCAACACGCTCGGCGACGGGCTGCGCGACCTGCTCGACGTCCGCCGGGAGGTGACGGCATGA
- a CDS encoding GntR family transcriptional regulator, with the protein MTALRADFRGRRRRHTTRRLHDLLRADALRGTFTRGRLPSEADLMMAYGVSRGTVRDVLTRLRAAGIVERLQGAGTLVVAHRTETALPEAHGVAPLRSGVFTGELHVEILDRQTIPMPPSVAQHLGESPGAPCLRLDYIGHRNGEAHVVATNYLRYPEADAVEGTPFHLDWYTLLEHSGLTVGETEMVLEATAADDLTADLLGVAPGAPLLSFEQVIRAADGRPYDYALCHCRGDRVSLLSTARRPPADDPGGVPAPAPPLGAAS; encoded by the coding sequence ATGACCGCACTGCGAGCAGATTTTCGAGGCCGGCGCCGGCGCCACACGACGCGCCGCCTGCACGACCTGCTGCGCGCGGACGCCCTGCGAGGCACCTTCACCCGCGGACGCCTGCCCAGCGAAGCCGACCTGATGATGGCCTACGGGGTCTCCCGCGGCACCGTCCGCGACGTGCTGACCCGGTTGCGGGCGGCCGGCATCGTCGAGCGGTTGCAGGGTGCGGGCACCTTGGTGGTGGCGCACCGCACCGAGACCGCCCTGCCCGAGGCGCACGGGGTGGCTCCGCTGCGCAGCGGGGTGTTCACCGGCGAGCTGCACGTCGAGATCCTGGACCGGCAGACCATTCCCATGCCTCCTTCGGTGGCCCAGCACCTCGGTGAGAGCCCCGGAGCCCCGTGCCTGCGGCTGGACTACATCGGCCACCGCAACGGCGAGGCGCACGTCGTCGCCACCAACTACCTGCGCTATCCCGAGGCGGACGCCGTCGAAGGCACCCCATTCCACCTCGACTGGTACACGCTGCTGGAGCACTCCGGACTGACCGTCGGCGAGACGGAGATGGTCTTGGAGGCCACGGCGGCCGACGACCTGACCGCGGACCTGCTGGGTGTCGCCCCGGGTGCGCCGCTGCTGTCCTTCGAGCAGGTCATCCGGGCCGCGGACGGTCGCCCGTACGACTACGCGCTGTGCCACTGCCGGGGCGACCGGGTGTCGCTGCTGTCCACGGCCCGGCGTCCGCCCGCGGACGATCCCGGCGGCGTACCGGCACCGGCCCCGCCTCTCGGAGCCGCGTCATGA
- a CDS encoding ABC transporter permease, translated as MIGFLARRLGWALPTLLGVTVIVFAIVKLIPGDPVATMAGPGASPETVADLRSRLGLDDPVPSQYLHWLGHALTGDLGRSIAHQQSAGPLVWDAFLNTAVLAGIAALMAVVLGMALGALGAVRPRGLVGRLCSASSVVAVSLPQFSVAIVFIAYLALRTGWFPVTGMHAVGSGGLVDLLHHAFLPALTAALVPAGVIARLFRSSLLDVLGQDFVEALRARGLSERRILLHAVHNTLPSLMTVAGLQIGYLLGGVVFVETIFSWPGLGQLVYQSISARDMPVIQAGVLVSAVVLVLLNVLVDAAHALLDPRLRSR; from the coding sequence ATGATCGGTTTCCTGGCCCGCCGCCTCGGCTGGGCGCTGCCGACGCTGCTCGGCGTCACGGTGATCGTCTTCGCGATCGTCAAACTCATCCCCGGCGACCCGGTGGCCACGATGGCCGGGCCGGGCGCCTCCCCCGAGACCGTGGCCGACCTGCGGTCGCGTCTGGGCCTGGACGACCCGGTGCCGTCGCAGTACCTGCACTGGCTGGGCCACGCGCTGACCGGCGACCTGGGACGCAGCATCGCGCACCAGCAGTCGGCGGGGCCGCTGGTGTGGGACGCGTTCCTGAACACGGCGGTGCTGGCCGGGATCGCCGCACTGATGGCGGTGGTCCTCGGCATGGCCTTGGGGGCGCTGGGCGCGGTCCGCCCGCGCGGCCTGGTCGGCCGGCTGTGCTCGGCGAGCAGCGTCGTCGCGGTGTCGCTGCCGCAGTTCTCCGTCGCGATCGTGTTCATCGCCTATCTCGCGCTGCGTACCGGGTGGTTCCCGGTCACCGGCATGCACGCGGTGGGCTCCGGCGGCCTGGTGGACCTGCTGCACCACGCCTTCCTGCCGGCGCTGACCGCGGCCCTGGTTCCGGCCGGGGTGATCGCCCGGTTGTTCCGCTCCAGCCTGCTGGACGTGCTCGGGCAGGACTTCGTGGAGGCGCTGCGCGCCCGGGGGCTTTCGGAGCGGCGCATCCTGCTGCACGCCGTGCACAACACGCTGCCGTCGCTGATGACCGTCGCCGGTCTGCAGATCGGCTACCTGCTGGGCGGCGTGGTGTTCGTCGAGACGATCTTCTCCTGGCCGGGCCTGGGCCAGTTGGTGTACCAGTCGATCTCCGCGCGGGACATGCCGGTCATCCAGGCCGGCGTGCTGGTCTCCGCGGTGGTCCTGGTGCTGCTGAACGTCCTGGTGGACGCGGCCCACGCACTGCTCGACCCGCGGCTGCGGAGCCGCTGA